The genomic window AGCGCCGTCGGGTTCTCGAAGGGATGGGCCGCATTGGCATTGAAGAAGCCGCCGCCGTTTGTGCCGAGATGCTTGATCATCATCTGCGAGGCGACAGGCCCCTGCGCGATCGTCTGCTGCGCGCCTTCCAGCGTCGTCGCGACCGTGTAGGACGAGAGGTTTTGCGGGACGCCTTGCCACACCAGTACAAGTGTTCCGACGACGCAGATCGGCAATAGGATGTAGAGAATAGAGCGCGTCAGGTCGATCCAGAAATTGCCCAACGTCTTTGCCGATTTTCTGGAAAAGGCCCGTATGAGTGCTATCGAAATCGCAATGCCGGTCGCGGCCGACACAAAGTTCTGGACCGTCAGCCCCATCATCTGCGTGAGATAGGACATGGTGGCCTCGCCGCCATAAGATTGCCAGTTGGTATTGGCGACGAAGCTGGCGGCGGTATTGAAAGCAAGATCCGGCGCAACAGCGCCCATCCCCGCCGGGTTGAAAGGCAGGCCGCCTTGCAAGCGTTGCAGGGCGTAGAGGACGACCAATCCGGCAGCATTGAACATGAGAAGCGCAGCCGTATAGGTCGTCCAATGGTGTTCGTTTTCGTCGCTCGTACCAGCCAAGCGGTAGAGGCCACGTTCAAGCGGCCTGAGCGCCACGCTCAACCAAGTGCGCTCTCCGTTGAAGACGCGCGTCATATAGCTGCCAAGCGGTTTGACCAGTAGAATAATGATCCCGCAATAGACGGCGATTTGTATCCAGCCGTTAAGGGTCATGATCGTTGCTTTCACTGGGGTGGGCGTCGCGCCTCAACTGACGACGCGCGCACCCTCATCCAAGAGCGCGCGGTTTCTTGGCCCATGTCGGTTTCTCGGCCCATGTCGTTTCGCGGCAGAGTTGCAAGCTGGGTGCAGCCGCGAAAATGAGCCGACGTCAAAATCGCTCAGGGCGAACGAGCGCGTAAGTCAGATAGGTGGTGAGAAAGAGGGCCACCGCACCGCCCAAGATATATTCAAGAAACATGTCGCATACTCTCTATAGAGCGTCGCATATCCAAGTATAGGAATATGCGAGAAGGAAGAAAAATTCCGTCAGGCCAATGAAAATAATATCCATATCCAGGCCTCCATGCCCGCGGCGTGATTGACGCCAAACTGCGTCGCGCCGGCCGCGCTCGCACTGACCGCATAGCAGCGGCATCGCGGGGTATATGGCACCGAAGGTCATAAAGGTTCGAGAGCGCTGGAAGCGTCGAGAGATAAAAATCTCATAAAGAAACAGGCGCGGGCGGCCATGAAAAAAGCCCTGCCGTTTCATCAAGGCAGGGCTGGTAATCCTGATGGGGCTTCAAGTAGCTACGCGACGTAGAGGTCGGCGCCTTTATCGGTGTTGTTGGAGTGTTTTCCGATCAATTCGAAACAGCTGATACGCCGACGCCATCCCCGGCCTTGTTCCGGGGACCCCGATTGGAAAGGTACTGGCCTCAATCGGGATGGCCAGGACAAGCCCGGCCATGACAACGAAACCTAGATATCGGAGTAGTCGAAGACTTCGGCCTTCGCGCCAGGGTGTGTCACCGCGCCGGTTGCAGCGGAACTCGCCAGTTGGGCGAAGCGCCACAGCGCGCCGCTGCCATAGCGGGTCTGGCGCGGCACCCACGTCTTCCTGCGCTCCGCCAATTCCTCGTCCGTTACCTCCACGGTGAGGTGGCCCTGCTCTCCATCGATGATGATGGTGTCGCCGTCGCGGAGTAGCGCGATGGGGCCGCCGACGGCCGCTTCCGGCGAAATATGCCCGACGCTGATACCGCGGGTCGCGCCGGAAAAGCGGCCGTCAGTGATCAGGGCGACACGGTTGCCGACATTCTGGCCGGCCAGCGCCGCCGTGGTCGACAGCATCTCGCGCATACCAGGGCCGCCGCGCGGTCCCTCGTAACGAATGACGAGAACGTCCCCATCCTTATAGGCGCGGCTTTCGACCGCCGCGAAGCACTCCTCCTCGGAATCGAAGCAGCGCGCCGTACCCCTGAAGACAGAGGTCGCCAAGCCGGCCACCTTCACGATGGCTCCTTCCGGTGCGAGATTGCCCTTGAGCACGACAAGGCCGCCGGTGGGCGAATAGGCCTCGCTGACGGGCTTCACGACATCCTGCCCCGTCGGCACCTGGGTATCAGCGAGGTTTTCAGCCACCGTCTTGCCAGACACGGTCAGGCAATCCCCGTGCAGAAGTCCGGCGTCGAGCAGCGCCTTCATGATGACCGGCACGCCGCCGACATCGTAGAGATCCTTGGCGACATATTTGCCGCCGGGCTTGAGGCTCGTGAGATACGGGGTCGTTTCGAAGATGCGGCCGATATCCTCAAGGGTGAAGTTGACGCCGGCCTCATTGGCGATGGCCGGGAGATGCAGGACCGCATTGGTCGAGCCCCCGGAGGCCGCAACGACCCGCGCGGCATTCTCAAGCGCTTTGCGGGTCACGATATCGCGCGGGCGGATGCGATGGGACAGGAGATCCATGACGGAGCGACCACTCTGGCGTGCCACCCTGTCGCGGCTTTCATAGACCGCCGGCGGCGAGGCCGAGCCGGGCAGGGCGACGCCCAGGGCTTCGGACACGCAGGCCATGGTGTTGGCCGTATATTGTCCGCCACAGGTGCCGGCCGAAGGGCAGGCGACGCATTCAAGCTCATGCAGCTCCTCGTCCGTCATCGTGCCGGCCTGGCGCGCACCGACCGCCTCGAAGACGTCTTGCACGGTGACATCGCGGCCCCGATGGCGGCCCGGCAAAATAGAGCCGCCGTAGAGGAAGAGCGCGGGGATGTTGAGCCGCAACATGGCCATCATCATCCCCGGCAGGGACTTGTCACAACTGCCGACGCAGACGAGCGCGTCATAGGAATGGCCGCGGATGAAGACTTCTACGGAATCGGCGATGACTTCCCGGCTGACGAGAGAGGACTTCATACCCTCGTGGCCCATGGCGAGGCTGTCGGTCACCGTGATGGTGCAGAATTCGCGTGGCAGGCCGCCGCATTCGGCAACACCGGCCTTCACGGCAGCCGCCTGGCGATCGAGCGCGATATTGCAGGGCGCGGCCTCGTTCCAGCAACTGACGACGCCGACAAACGGCTTTGCGACCTCGTCGGGGCCGAGGCCCATCGCGTAATAGAACGAGCGATGCGGCGCCCGCTCGACGCCGAGCGTGACATGACGGCTCGGCAGATCGGATTTCTCGGGCAGGTGCGGCGCTGTGGTAGGGGTGGTCGTCATGGCGTGTTTCCTCGGGATATCAGCTAGCGTTGCGGACGCTATTGCCGTGAATGAGGGGAGGGAGTTCGTGCGCTGTCGGCGGTACCGGCATGGCGCAGCGCCGGATCTCGACGAGGCAGCTCAACGCGGCACACCCTTGCGAGAAGCTGGACGCCGGCCGATCGGCTGTCAGGACATTGGGATTGCCATGCGCATCGATGTCTTCGGCGGGATCGATCCAGGCCCCTGTCGCGAGGCGGGCCGCTCCCGTCACGATGTCGTCGCTGACCGCGGCAATTGCCTGGACAGTGCCTCGGCCGTTGAAGATTTCAACCACATTGCCGTCGGCGATGTGTCTTACGGCCGCGTCAGCGGTGTTGATCAGAATGATCTCGCGGCCGCCGCTTTTTCCGGCGAGGCTCCATGGCGCATGGTCGAGCTGGCTGTGCAGCCGGCGCGCGGGCTGGTCCGACACAAGATGGATGGGCCAATGCGCGGCGGCTGGTGCGCCGCCCCACTCGGTGGGCGGCAGCCAGGCGGGGTGTCCAGGACAGTCGGCCGCCTGGGCCGCGGCAACGGTCGCGGAGAAGAGTTCGATGCGCCCTGACGGCGTAGGCCGGGGATGGGCCGCGGGATCGCGGCGAAACTCATCGAGAAACACGACAGGGTGGTCATGCGAGGCGAGGTCGATGAAACCGCGTTCCCAGAACGTGGGGAAGTCGGGCACGACGATGCCATTGGCCTGCGCGCTTGCCACGAAGGTCTCGTACAGGCGCGCGAGCCACGCGCTTTCATCGAGCCCTTCGGTGAAGGCCGTGCCCGCGCCAAGGCGGCTGGCAAGATCGCTGAAGATCGAAAAATCGTCGCGCGCCTCCGCGTTGGCCGACGCTGCCTTGTGCATAGCCACCAGCACGCCCTCCCGCGTGGCAAAGGCAATATCGTTGCGCTCGGCGGCCAATGTCGCGGGCAGGACGATGTCGGCCATGCGCGCATGTGCGTTCCAGAACTGCTCGTGGACAATGATGGTGTCGGGCTTGGCCCAGGCCCGGCGCAGGCGCGTCAGGTCTTGGTGGTGATGGTAGGGATTGCCGCCGGCCCAGTAGACGAGGCGGATGTCCGGATAGCGATGCGTCTCTCCCTCATAGGTGAAATGGTCGCCCGGGTTGAGGAGCATGTCGGCGATGCGCGCGACGGGAATGAAGGCCGCGACGGGATTGTGGCCCTGCGGGAGGGAGGGGCCCTTGAGGCGCGGATGCGGGCTGCCGATGGCGTTCATGGCGCCGTAGCCAAGACCGAATCCACCGCCGGGCAGCCCGACCTGTCCGAGCACGCAGGCAAGCGCCACGATGGCCCAGAACGGTTGCTCGCCATGCTCGGCGCGCTGCAGCGACCAGGCGACATTGAGAAGGGTGCGCGTTTCCGCCATGTCTCGCGCGAGGGCTTCTATCCGTTGAGCCGGCACTCCGGACAGCATCGCCGCCCAGGCCGGTGTCTTCGGAGCATCGTCGGACAAACCCAGCACGTAGTCGCGGAAAGCGCCGCCACCCACGCAGCAGCGCTTCAGAAATGCCTCGTCCGCCTGTCCCGTCGTGAAGAGCTGATAGGCCAGCGCGAGCATGACTGCGGTGTCGGTGTTAGGCCGGATCGGGATCCACTCCACGTCGCCATCGGTGATCAGATTCTCGCGGACGGGGCTGATGTTGATGAAGCGGGTGCCGCGCGCGGCCATGGCCGCCAGCGCTTCCTTGACTCGATGGCGCCCAGCGCCTCCCGGAGAGACGCGTGAATTCTTCAGCGGGACCCCGCCGAAGGAGATGAAGAGGCGCGTGTGCGCGGCTAGGACATCCCAGGATGTGTGCTCGGCGTGGAGATCGTCGATGGGCCCCACCACATGCGGCATGATCACCCGCCCGGCGGCGAGGCTGTAGGTATCGACATGGCGGACATAGCCGCCGATCGTGTTGAGGAAGCGGTGCACCTGGCTCTGGGCATGGTGGAAGCGGCCAGCGCTCGACCAGCCGTAGGAGCCGCCGAAGATCGCCTCATTGCCGTAGTCCGTCCGCACGCGGCTCAGTTCCCCCGCGACAAGCGCGAGAGCGTCCTCCCAGGACACTTCGACAAAAGGCTCGCGGCCGCGCCGATCGGGTTGAGCACCAGGACCCTGCTCCAGAAAGGAACGGCGTACGGCTGGCCGCGCGACGCGCAGCCGCGTGACGGAACTCCCCAACTGGTCGAGGCCGATGGGAGACGGGTCCGGATCACCGCTGAAGGGTCGCAGCCGGGGCCTGCCGTCGCCCTTCCGCTCGATCTCATAGAGCCCCCAGTGGCTGGCGGTGTAGCGCGTCGCCATGGTCTCACGCCTTCAGAAGCTGTGCCGTCAGCGCGACAGATTTCAGCCCATCGGCGCCACTCGCCGAGGGGGAGCGCCCCGCCGCGACCGCTTCGGCAAAGGCTTCGAATTGTGCGGCATAAAGATCGACGACCGGGAACTCGCGTGTCTCGGTGTGCCCCTCACGCGTGATCTCGAGATGCCCGGTCGGTGCCATCCCGAGGGTGCCGATTCCGCTGGCCGCTCCCTTCGTGCCCAGCACATGCACGCTGTTGAGGGCGGCCCGGGCGCGCCGCGTGATTGTCACCGTCCCCATAGTGCCATTCGCATAGCGCAGCGCGGCGGCGATGGTCTGGTCGAGGCCCGTATCGGCCGCGCGATCGACGATGGAAGCGGTCTTCGAAACATCGGCTCCGACCAGGAAACCGAGGAGATCGAAGACATGCACGCCGACGGCGCCGAGAATATCGGAGCCTGATTTCGCCGGATCGGCGCGCCAGTTCGTCCACGGGCCGTAGGCCGTGTGCCACTCGCCGCGCACCAGCATGATATCGCCGAGCTGGCCGGAGGCGATGAGTTCGCGCAAGGCGCGATGCACCGGCGCATGGCGCTGCTGGAAGCCGATGCCAAGCGCCACACCGGCGCGCTCGCATGCGGCGATCATCGCGCGGCAATCCCCCTCGGTCAGCGCCATGGGCTTTTCGACGAGAATATGCTTGCCTGCGGCGGCGGCCTTCTCGGTTTGTTCGCGGTGCTGATCGTTGGGCGTGGCGATGAAGACGGCATCAACCTCGTCATCTCCGAGCATCGCCTCCAGCGAGGGATAGGCGACGCCTCCCGCCTCGGCCGCAAAACGCGCGGACTTGTCCGGCGTGCTGCCAAGCGCGCCCCTGAGGCTTGCGCCCTTTGTGCTTCTCAACGCAGGCGCGATCTTCTGCAGGGCATGGGCGCCCGCACCTATCAGTCCCCAACGCATGGTGACGCCTTCCCGGTGCTGCGGCATGATCCCGAGACGCCGGTCGGCTTTCGGAGCGATCATGCGTTAAAACGATATTTTGGAGCCCACTCCGACCCGGCCGAAGTGGATCGTCCTAGAAGCGGATCACCGCTGTGCCGCCACCTTCGACGGGGAGCGCCGCGGCGGTGGTGAAGGATGAGAGATCGCTGACGAAGAACAGCATGGCCTTGGCGACGTCTTCCGGGGTGCACACGCGGCCGAGGGGCGAGAGCCGCTTCATCACATCCGCGCGACGCGACAACTGCTCGTCCGTGAGGATCTGGAGACGGTCGACGGAGGGCTGCTCCAAGCCGCTCGGGCAGATGCAATTGGCGCGGATGCCATCGGCGCCGTGGTCGGAGGCGATCTGGCGCGTGAGCTGCAGAACGCCGGCCTTTGACACGCCATAGGCGGTCATGCCGGGAAGCGTCAGCAACGAGCCCTGTGAGCCGATGTTCACGATGCTTCCGCCCCCGCCGGCGCGCATGGCCGGCAACACGGCGCGGCAGGCCAGGAATACGGCCGTCAGATTGACCGCTATGATCCTGTTCCAGTCCGCTTCACTCGTGTCGAGGGTGCCCTTCGCTGTGGGGGGATCGATCCCGAATGTATTGCAAAGACCATCGATCCTGCCGAAACGCGCGAGGGCTTGCCCGACCATGCGCTCATTAGCGGCGGCATCCGTCAGGTCGGCTGCGATGACAAGACGGCTGTCCGAAGGTGATGCCGACGTGGTGCTGATGCGGCTTACGTCGCGATCAACCAGCGCGAGGCGAGCGCCGTGCGTGAGGAACAG from Hyphomicrobiales bacterium includes these protein-coding regions:
- a CDS encoding hypothetical protein (Evidence 5 : Unknown function), whose protein sequence is MMKRQGFFHGRPRLFLYEIFISRRFQRSRTFMTFGAIYPAMPLLCGQCERGRRDAVWRQSRRGHGGLDMDIIFIGLTEFFFLLAYSYTWICDAL
- a CDS encoding NAD(P)-dependent dehydrogenase (Short-subunit alcohol dehydrogenase family) encodes the protein MKGLLDGKTIIITGAGSNVGRAAEHLFLTHGARLALVDRDVSRISTTSASPSDSRLVIAADLTDAAANERMVGQALARFGRIDGLCNTFGIDPPTAKGTLDTSEADWNRIIAVNLTAVFLACRAVLPAMRAGGGGSIVNIGSQGSLLTLPGMTAYGVSKAGVLQLTRQIASDHGADGIRANCICPSGLEQPSVDRLQILTDEQLSRRADVMKRLSPLGRVCTPEDVAKAMLFFVSDLSSFTTAAALPVEGGGTAVIRF
- a CDS encoding GLUCOSE-FRUCTOSE OXIDOREDUCTASE; protein product: MIAPKADRRLGIMPQHREGVTMRWGLIGAGAHALQKIAPALRSTKGASLRGALGSTPDKSARFAAEAGGVAYPSLEAMLGDDEVDAVFIATPNDQHREQTEKAAAAGKHILVEKPMALTEGDCRAMIAACERAGVALGIGFQQRHAPVHRALRELIASGQLGDIMLVRGEWHTAYGPWTNWRADPAKSGSDILGAVGVHVFDLLGFLVGADVSKTASIVDRAADTGLDQTIAAALRYANGTMGTVTITRRARAALNSVHVLGTKGAASGIGTLGMAPTGHLEITREGHTETREFPVVDLYAAQFEAFAEAVAAGRSPSASGADGLKSVALTAQLLKA
- a CDS encoding Biotin sulfoxide reductase produces the protein MATRYTASHWGLYEIERKGDGRPRLRPFSGDPDPSPIGLDQLGSSVTRLRVARPAVRRSFLEQGPGAQPDRRGREPFVEVSWEDALALVAGELSRVRTDYGNEAIFGGSYGWSSAGRFHHAQSQVHRFLNTIGGYVRHVDTYSLAAGRVIMPHVVGPIDDLHAEHTSWDVLAAHTRLFISFGGVPLKNSRVSPGGAGRHRVKEALAAMAARGTRFINISPVRENLITDGDVEWIPIRPNTDTAVMLALAYQLFTTGQADEAFLKRCCVGGGAFRDYVLGLSDDAPKTPAWAAMLSGVPAQRIEALARDMAETRTLLNVAWSLQRAEHGEQPFWAIVALACVLGQVGLPGGGFGLGYGAMNAIGSPHPRLKGPSLPQGHNPVAAFIPVARIADMLLNPGDHFTYEGETHRYPDIRLVYWAGGNPYHHHQDLTRLRRAWAKPDTIIVHEQFWNAHARMADIVLPATLAAERNDIAFATREGVLVAMHKAASANAEARDDFSIFSDLASRLGAGTAFTEGLDESAWLARLYETFVASAQANGIVVPDFPTFWERGFIDLASHDHPVVFLDEFRRDPAAHPRPTPSGRIELFSATVAAAQAADCPGHPAWLPPTEWGGAPAAAHWPIHLVSDQPARRLHSQLDHAPWSLAGKSGGREIILINTADAAVRHIADGNVVEIFNGRGTVQAIAAVSDDIVTGAARLATGAWIDPAEDIDAHGNPNVLTADRPASSFSQGCAALSCLVEIRRCAMPVPPTAHELPPLIHGNSVRNAS
- the kdpF gene encoding K(+)-transporting ATPase subunit F, yielding MFLEYILGGAVALFLTTYLTYALVRPERF
- the ilvD gene encoding Dihydroxy-acid dehydratase, coding for MTTTPTTAPHLPEKSDLPSRHVTLGVERAPHRSFYYAMGLGPDEVAKPFVGVVSCWNEAAPCNIALDRQAAAVKAGVAECGGLPREFCTITVTDSLAMGHEGMKSSLVSREVIADSVEVFIRGHSYDALVCVGSCDKSLPGMMMAMLRLNIPALFLYGGSILPGRHRGRDVTVQDVFEAVGARQAGTMTDEELHELECVACPSAGTCGGQYTANTMACVSEALGVALPGSASPPAVYESRDRVARQSGRSVMDLLSHRIRPRDIVTRKALENAARVVAASGGSTNAVLHLPAIANEAGVNFTLEDIGRIFETTPYLTSLKPGGKYVAKDLYDVGGVPVIMKALLDAGLLHGDCLTVSGKTVAENLADTQVPTGQDVVKPVSEAYSPTGGLVVLKGNLAPEGAIVKVAGLATSVFRGTARCFDSEEECFAAVESRAYKDGDVLVIRYEGPRGGPGMREMLSTTAALAGQNVGNRVALITDGRFSGATRGISVGHISPEAAVGGPIALLRDGDTIIIDGEQGHLTVEVTDEELAERRKTWVPRQTRYGSGALWRFAQLASSAATGAVTHPGAKAEVFDYSDI